One window from the genome of Commensalibacter oyaizuii encodes:
- a CDS encoding GNAT family N-acetyltransferase yields MNKTYFEIQTLTLSDLNLLFNIFTQSIRKIASKDYTHFQIQAWINIPAAQWQAKLLTLITWVAKINTVPVGFISLDRPNHIDMLYIHPDHQCKGIATQLLSTLEQSIITRSISTLTTDASLTAKPFFEKRGFTTITQQQARRHGQDLTNFKMSKDFNPKKLNKNCISL; encoded by the coding sequence ATGAATAAAACATATTTTGAAATTCAGACTCTCACCCTTAGTGATCTGAATTTACTTTTTAATATTTTTACACAATCAATTCGAAAAATCGCCTCTAAAGATTATACTCATTTCCAAATCCAAGCATGGATAAATATCCCTGCTGCACAGTGGCAAGCTAAATTATTAACACTCATCACTTGGGTGGCTAAAATAAATACAGTACCTGTCGGATTCATTAGTCTTGATAGGCCCAATCATATTGATATGCTTTATATCCATCCAGACCATCAATGCAAAGGTATAGCAACACAACTCCTAAGCACCTTAGAACAATCAATAATCACTCGCTCTATTTCAACACTTACAACCGACGCCAGCCTTACTGCCAAACCCTTTTTCGAAAAACGTGGGTTTACAACCATTACCCAACAACAAGCCCGACGGCATGGGCAAGACTTAACCAATTTTAAAATGAGCAAAGATTTCAATCCTAAAAAACTAAATAAGAATTGCATATCTTTATAA
- a CDS encoding glycosyltransferase family 2 protein has product MKLSLIVPVFNEEQTVSIFYKKIKENDRLKQYNIEILFVNDGSTDNTETIINALSQEDSSVVAISFTRNFGKESALFCGLEYATGDAVIPIDVDLQDPIEIIPLLIEKWQNGADIVLAKRVDRKTDNVLKRKTAEWFYKLHNKISNPKIEENVGDFRLISRNIVEDIKQLHEKNLFMKGVFSWVGGKTDIVEYTREKRVEGNTKFNFWKLWNLAIEGITSFSTFPLKIWTYIGFFFSFVSFIFGSWIILKTLLFGNPVPGYSSLLVSILFFGGIQLTGIGIIGEYIGRIYIETKNRPRYIIKKSKS; this is encoded by the coding sequence ATGAAATTATCCTTAATTGTTCCGGTTTTTAATGAAGAGCAAACTGTCTCTATATTTTATAAAAAAATAAAAGAAAATGACCGTTTAAAACAATATAATATAGAGATTTTGTTCGTTAATGACGGTAGTACAGACAATACGGAAACAATTATAAATGCTTTGTCTCAAGAAGATAGTTCTGTAGTTGCTATTTCATTTACACGAAATTTTGGAAAAGAATCTGCGTTATTTTGTGGGTTAGAGTATGCTACAGGTGATGCCGTTATTCCTATAGATGTTGACTTGCAAGACCCAATTGAAATTATTCCTCTCTTAATTGAAAAATGGCAAAACGGCGCGGATATTGTGCTGGCCAAACGTGTTGATAGAAAAACGGATAATGTGTTAAAGCGTAAAACTGCAGAATGGTTTTATAAATTACACAATAAGATTAGTAATCCTAAAATTGAGGAGAATGTAGGGGATTTTCGACTCATATCCCGTAATATTGTCGAGGATATAAAACAACTTCATGAGAAAAATCTTTTTATGAAAGGTGTTTTCTCATGGGTTGGAGGAAAAACCGATATTGTAGAATATACACGTGAAAAGAGAGTTGAAGGAAATACTAAGTTTAATTTTTGGAAATTGTGGAATTTAGCAATAGAAGGGATCACCAGTTTTTCTACATTCCCGTTAAAAATATGGACTTATATTGGTTTTTTCTTTTCATTTGTTTCATTTATATTTGGATCTTGGATTATCTTAAAAACGCTATTGTTTGGTAACCCCGTACCTGGATATTCGTCTCTTCTTGTTTCAATATTATTCTTTGGTGGTATTCAGCTGACCGGTATAGGGATTATAGGTGAATATATTGGTCGAATATATATTGAAACAAAAAATAGACCTAGATATATAATCAAAAAGAGCAAGTCTTGA